In Desulfarculaceae bacterium, the following are encoded in one genomic region:
- a CDS encoding TusE/DsrC/DsvC family sulfur relay protein: MSDATGAGGDAASSTRHLRTVAGREIAFDGEGFFWDFDEWSEEAARELAAESGLAELDDEHWKVLRFFRDYFAYHGRAPLNRDIKKGTGFSLLELQGMFPGGLKEGARRLAGLPNPKSCN, translated from the coding sequence ATGAGCGATGCCACTGGAGCTGGCGGCGACGCCGCCAGCTCCACCCGGCATCTTCGGACCGTGGCCGGCCGGGAGATCGCCTTTGACGGCGAGGGCTTTTTCTGGGACTTCGACGAGTGGAGCGAGGAAGCCGCCCGCGAGCTGGCCGCGGAAAGCGGCCTGGCCGAACTGGATGACGAGCACTGGAAGGTGCTCCGCTTCTTTCGCGACTACTTCGCGTACCACGGCCGCGCGCCCCTGAACCGGGACATTAAAAAGGGCACCGGCTTCTCCCTGCTGGAATTGCAGGGCATGTTTCCCGGCGGGCTAAAGGAAGGCGCCCGGCGCCTGGCCGGCCTGCCCAACCCCAAAAGCTGCAACTAA
- a CDS encoding aminotransferase class V-fold PLP-dependent enzyme gives MIYLDNAATSFPKPGDIFRAALEAFLETGASPGRGGYDAAVSAEHEVLAVRRKVAALFGAPDFVTCFAYNATDALNTLLQGLVRPGDHVVSTRLEHNSVLRPLHHLREAGIISFDLAPFNSQGVVEPEAVAALIKPDTRLVMLNHASNVLGTLQPAAEIGALCAQRGIPLLLDVSQSAGNAPIDMRAWNVSALAFTGHKSLLGPPGIGGLVLDPSLDVRPSRWGGTGVNSESVLHSRDYPERLEAGTINLLGVMTLGRCLELQSGPEAEAARQREADLHARLVQGLSALEGLTLHCPGFGPERIPVVSFNLDGWAPHDVGVVLDGDYEIAVRTGLHCAPLLHQDLGNGAAGSVRVSLGRYNSDQDVEALLSALAEMLASA, from the coding sequence ATGATCTACCTGGACAACGCCGCCACCTCATTCCCCAAGCCGGGCGATATCTTCCGCGCGGCCCTGGAGGCCTTTCTGGAGACCGGGGCCTCGCCCGGGCGCGGCGGCTACGACGCGGCGGTGTCGGCCGAGCACGAGGTTCTGGCCGTGCGGCGCAAGGTGGCCGCCCTGTTCGGCGCGCCGGATTTCGTCACCTGCTTCGCCTACAACGCCACCGACGCGCTCAACACCCTGTTGCAGGGCCTGGTGCGCCCCGGCGACCACGTGGTGAGCACCCGCCTGGAGCACAACTCGGTGCTCCGGCCCTTGCACCATCTGCGCGAGGCGGGGATCATTAGCTTCGACCTGGCCCCCTTCAATAGCCAGGGCGTGGTGGAGCCCGAGGCGGTGGCCGCGCTCATCAAGCCCGACACCCGCCTGGTGATGCTCAACCACGCCTCCAACGTGCTGGGCACCCTGCAACCCGCGGCCGAGATCGGCGCGCTCTGCGCTCAGCGGGGCATCCCGCTTCTGCTGGACGTGTCCCAGAGCGCGGGCAACGCGCCCATCGACATGCGCGCCTGGAACGTGAGCGCCCTGGCCTTCACCGGCCACAAGTCCCTGTTGGGCCCGCCGGGCATCGGCGGCCTGGTCCTGGACCCGTCCCTGGACGTGCGCCCCTCCCGCTGGGGGGGCACCGGGGTCAACTCCGAGAGCGTGCTGCACAGCCGCGACTACCCCGAGCGCCTGGAGGCGGGCACCATCAACCTGCTGGGCGTGATGACCCTGGGCCGCTGCCTGGAGCTGCAATCCGGCCCAGAGGCCGAGGCGGCCCGGCAACGCGAAGCCGATCTGCACGCCCGCCTGGTGCAAGGGCTGAGCGCCCTGGAGGGCCTCACGCTGCACTGCCCGGGCTTCGGCCCGGAGCGCATCCCGGTGGTCAGCTTCAACCTGGACGGCTGGGCCCCCCACGACGTGGGCGTGGTGCTGGACGGCGACTACGAGATCGCGGTGCGCACCGGCCTGCACTGCGCGCCCCTGCTGCACCAAGACCTGGGCAACGGCGCGGCCGGTTCGGTGCGGGTCAGCCTGGGCCGCTACAATTCCGACCAGGATGTAGAGGCGCTGCTGAGCGCCCTGGCCGAGATGCTGGCCTCGGCCTAG
- a CDS encoding GntR family transcriptional regulator — protein sequence MARAKHSSRRGEAPLPAYYKLQMELLAGIEDGRWAPGEAIPPERKIAESFGVSLGTVNRALANLVNDGYLKRIQGKGTFVAGTTIPLESVRYTRLRRDFNEPDPRFKIQLLGLREVPAFEPAKRLLKMRGAGKLWEVERLFISRKGPLMYYLSYLPQRLFKDLDQVIGPLMEKMTLYEGIEKKYGLPTIFNQELISAVPAEKKVAEIFGAKVGAPVLKIEMLSFTYKEKPYEYRISYCVTGEQKMFREM from the coding sequence ATGGCCCGAGCAAAGCACTCTTCCCGGCGCGGCGAAGCCCCTCTGCCCGCCTACTACAAGCTTCAGATGGAGCTGTTGGCAGGCATTGAGGATGGCCGCTGGGCCCCGGGCGAGGCCATCCCGCCGGAGCGCAAGATCGCCGAGAGCTTTGGCGTCAGCCTGGGCACGGTGAACCGGGCCCTGGCCAACCTGGTCAACGACGGCTACCTCAAGCGCATCCAGGGCAAGGGCACCTTCGTGGCCGGCACCACCATCCCCCTGGAGAGCGTGCGCTACACCCGCCTCCGCCGCGACTTCAACGAGCCCGACCCCCGTTTCAAGATTCAGCTGCTGGGCCTTCGGGAAGTCCCGGCCTTCGAGCCGGCCAAGCGCCTGCTCAAAATGCGCGGCGCGGGCAAGCTATGGGAAGTGGAGCGGCTGTTCATCAGCCGCAAGGGCCCGCTGATGTACTACCTGTCCTACCTGCCCCAGCGCCTGTTCAAGGACCTGGACCAGGTCATCGGCCCGCTCATGGAAAAAATGACCCTCTACGAGGGCATCGAGAAAAAGTACGGATTGCCCACCATCTTCAACCAGGAGCTGATCAGCGCGGTGCCCGCCGAAAAGAAGGTGGCCGAGATATTCGGGGCCAAGGTGGGCGCGCCGGTGTTGAAGATCGAGATGCTTTCTTTCACCTACAAGGAAAAACCCTACGAATACCGCATCAGCTACTGCGTCACCGGTGAACAAAAAATGTTCCGGGAGATGTAG